GTTCCACAGTGGGACCAGTGGTAGTGCTCCTCTTCTCTAACTGGTTAAAACATGTTCCACAGTGGGACCAGTGGTAGTGCTCCTCTTCTCTAACTGGTTAAAACATGTTCCACAGTGGGACCAGTGGTAGTGCTCCTCTTCTCTAACTGGTTAAAACATGTTCCACAGTGGGACCAGTGGTAGTGCTCCTCTTCTCTAACTGGTTAAAACATGTTCCACAGTGGGACCAGTGATAGTGCTCCTCTTCTCTAACTGGTTAAAACATGTTCCACAGCAGGACCAGTGGTAGTGCTCCTCTTCTCTAACTGGTTAAAACATGTTCCACAGCAGGACCAGTGGTAGTGCTCCTCTTCTCTAACTGGTTAAAACATGTTCCACAGCAGGACCAGTGGTAGTGCTCCTCTTCTCTAACTGGTTAAAACATGTTCCACAGCTGGACCAGTGGTAGTGCTCCTCTTCTCTAACTGGTTGTAGTGCTCCTGTTATCTGTCAGTCCACTCATGTGACTCCAGACTCCCTAACCTGGCAAAAGTATATTCATATTAGGAGCAGTGGAAAGGCTTTTCTCCAGAGTGTATTATTACATGTATTTTCAGGTTAACTAACATGGTAACACACTCTCCACTGTAGGGACATAAAGGCTTTGTTCTCAACTATCTTCATACCATCTATTTGAGAGATCCCGTCACCACACTAAGAACATTGGGTAAGCTTTTCCCCTCTGTGTATTCTCTTATGGTTTTTTAGGTACCGTGACTTAACATAACTCTTTCCACGTTGGGAACAGTGGTAAGGTTTTTCTccagtgtgtattctctcatgctcTTTTAGTTATCGTGACTTAACATaactctttccacattgggaACAGTGGTAAGGTTTTTCTCCTATGTGTGTTGTCTCGTGAGTATTTAGGTCCCCTGATCGTGAAAATCTCTTTCCACAGTGGAAACAGTGATAAGGCGTTTCTTCTGTATGTGTCCACTCGTGCTTTTTTAAATGCCCCAActgagtaaaactctttccacaatgGGAACATTGGTAAGGCTTTTCTccagtgtgtattctctcatgccttTTCAGGTTAGCTACCacggtaaaactctttccacactggggacattggaaaggcttttctcctgtgtgtgttctctcatgaGCTTTTAGGTCCACTGACCGTGAAAATCTATTTTCACATTGGAAGCAGTGGTAAGGTtttttccctgtgtgtgtccACTCATGCTGTTTTAGGTTCCCTAActgagtaaaactctttccacattgggaACAGTGATAAGGCTTTTCTccagtgtgtattctctcatgtcttTTCAGGTTAGCTACCacggtaaaactctttccacaatgggaacattggaaaggcttttctcctgtgtgtgtcctctcatgccGTTTTAGGTACCCTAAccaggtaaaactctttccacagtgggaGCAGTGATGTTTTCTTGCTGGTTTGGGCGTCTCTGGGTCTGGTGCCACTGAAGGACTCTTCCCGCTGTCAGAGtgagtgtctggtctctctcctgccaAAAACAGACAGAGTATCTTGTTAAACAAAGAACTGAATGAAACCTTCACATGATAAAACTGTCTTCCTATGGAGGTTTAATCCAGACTAGATCCCTCAATAAAAGAGAGCGTGTAGTGACAAAGTGGTTGTAGGGTAAATCCAAATCATTGTTGAAAGCATCCCtttcgatatatatatatatatatgttattgttttttaaattaaatttccATACATGTTTGCCAATGGAAGTAGTGctcagaaatatatatatatatatatctataactcaaaCGGTAAGATGTGTTGGGATACATTTTGCCCTCACTATCCATTAGAAGCAGACTTAAACTGACCCTAAAATATGTACTCTTTTTATTCTGTTAATGacttatgtattttttttattaaatttCCATACATGTTTGCCAATGGAAGTAGTGCTCAGAAAGTGACTTGTTGGACTGTCATTACAACAGCGTTTTGCCTACAACAAAATCCCTCTTTTGCATACTAATAAGTCTtgtaaaaatgtgttttgtttcgTTGCATTGAAAGTTGTTCATATccacccccaggaagaatatgacACTTTTTGTTTTACAATTTCTGACAAGCGAAcacttagatatggtcattttcacattttttatataaattcttagaatgtttgggaattacCTAATTAACTAAGGCATGTGAACATTCCATAGcaaaacagagagggaaaggggcCGTGTGTTAATAGACTCTGCAGTAAATAAAAACCTAATAAAAACACCTGTCTCGTCCAGGACCCAGAGTCTACGCGGTGcgctatagccaatcagagctacagtagatcTTTATACAAACGAGTACTTTGCTACACGGGCCCtgacatcattcactttgaactggactgtgtgtttacaggtagGACCCAGAGTCTACACGGTGcgctatagccaatcagagctacagtagatcTTTACACAGAGTCTACACGGTGcgctatagccaatcagagctacagtcgaTCTTTATACAAACGAGCCATTTGCTACACGGGCCCtgacatcattcactttgaactggactgtgtgtttacaggtagGACCCAGAGTCTACACGGTGcgctatagccaatcagagctacagtagatcTTTACACAAATGAGCCATTTGCTACACGGGCCCtgacatcattcactttgaactggactgtgtgtttacaggtagGACCCAGAGTCTACACGGTGCactatagccaatcagagctacagtagatcTTTACACAGAGTCTACACGGTGcgctatagccaatcagagctacagtcgaTCTTTATACAAACGAGCCATTTGCTACACGGGCCCtgacatcattcactttgaac
This sequence is a window from Oncorhynchus gorbuscha isolate QuinsamMale2020 ecotype Even-year unplaced genomic scaffold, OgorEven_v1.0 Un_scaffold_1234, whole genome shotgun sequence. Protein-coding genes within it:
- the LOC124021838 gene encoding gastrula zinc finger protein XlCGF7.1-like; protein product: MLIQQDQEKKDKEIYRNIKVADLAGGHCAICRNIKVAELAGGTLCHLLQHQGKRGVETGDLIDTRERPDTHSDSGKSPSVAPDPETPKPARKHHCSHCGKSFTWLGYLKRHERTHTGEKPFQCSHCGKSFTVVANLKRHERIHTGEKPYHCSQCGKSFTQLGNLKQHEWTHTGKKPYHCFQCENRFSRSVDLKAHERTHTGEKPFQCPQCGKSFTVVANLKRHERIHTGEKPYQCSHCGKSFTQLGHLKKHEWTHTEETPYHCFHCGKRFSRSGDLNTHETTHIGEKPYHCSQCGKSYVKSR